In Impatiens glandulifera unplaced genomic scaffold, dImpGla2.1, whole genome shotgun sequence, the DNA window TAGAAACACAGTATTAATGAAATTTGTTACCTTCCAGATTTATCGGATGAATTTTTGGATAATGTGATCGCGACGATTTGGTTGTTTGTTTCCTGAATATTAACAAAACAGAATATTGTCAGTTACAAACAGAACTTCGTTGTCAATATGATTGTCAATATGCCAAGATGAGAAAACACTACACTAAAGTTCTATCATGCCAAGAAGAGAAAACACTACACTAAAGTTCTATCATGAACTAAGTTAGTTCTTCTATCATCCATTAATGAAAACAGAAATAACTTAAAATCAGTTATAAACTACCACAAGAGAGATTAAAAGTGATAATACCTTAAAAGCTAAAACTATACAAaacactaaatgacatggttaAGTACACATTTAAGTTTTGTTTGATAGTTAATATAGTTGGTATTAAGCCTATAACACATTGTTTcagtgttttcaaatgattaaGATCATCAACTGAAGATGAAGGGATAAAGGGAGTTACATGAATGGAGACATCACTGCAATCTTTTTTGACCCTGTGAGATTCCGAGTTTGAATCAGGGAAAGATGCAGGGCGTTTTTTCTCACCAGTCTTTTTCTGTAGCAACTTGGAAACTCGTTCCATAAGGGGCTTGACTGGAAACAATAATTGATGTCCTCGATCAACAATGCATTTGATAACAGTTTGCAAGGCAATTAGTTCCTCCTCTGCAGTAGTACTGTTATCTAAATTGGCAAGTTCGGTCAGGTTCTCTTTCACTTTCTCAACCGTGATATGTGAAGTCAACTGTTGTTCTTTTAACTCAAGATCCCTCCTTTGTTCATGAAGACGATTCCTTTCCATTTCAACTTCCTTAGCATGGTGTTCTACAGATTCTCGAGTCTTGTCAATTTCTTTCAACTTCTCCTCAAGTTCCTCTTGTTTAAGTCCAAGCTCTTTCATTTGCAGATCTAACATTTCCTTGTCCAACTTAAAATACTTCTCTTTCAAATGGAATTCCTTAAGAGATCGATTGAAGGAGGCTTCAAGAGAATCAAGTTCTTTACCTCTGATTTTGTTTGCCTCTCCTGACTCCTCATGCAGTTTTTGGATCTCATCAAGCCTTTTGAAGCGATCATTAAGTACTCTCTCCTTAAGATCCAAATCGTCAGCTTGCTTCTCCCTCTGCAGCAATTTATCCAAACGGGAATCCACCGACTTCCTTAACAACTCAACTTCTTCCTTACTTTCTTCAATGGACTTACGGGTCTtattcaaaccatcttctcttgTCCGGAGATCAATTATAGCTTCATCAAATGCCTTTTCTGAATAATCTAAATTTTCTTCAAGATCATTCCACGCAagattaataagttttattttactAACACAGGTTCTCTTCAAACCCACGAGTGCTGATACCTTCTCAGACGAAGTCATGATTACCTATAATAAGAGCAGTTTGTTTCTTTACTAACATAACGCTATAACAGTGACTATGAGATTGAGACAAACAGTTGAGAAAAAGAAACAATGCTTTATATAGAATGGTTTCGAGAAACTCACTCAGTAAATAGATCAAAATGATTGGTGGACCGGTGGACGGAGCTTGAGCTATgaagaactgaagaagaagaagaaaacttgAAGGGAAAGATGTGAGCTTTGATGAAGATTTGCTTGTTCTACCATTATCAGTTCGACTTGGAAAACCCTATTTTCTCCATCCATGCATGTCTTCCTTCTAGTTTCCTCGGTTCCTCctactcatcatcatcttaCATACACTAGGCCTGCTACaagttattgtattaattaCTTGTCTTTGCTACaagttattgtattaattacctgtcttttcataatatattgtattaattaatgggaagaatgtcaattttatacACCAAATTATAGGAAGAAgttaaatttacttattaagtattaaaattaaaaatgtcaaatatgtttaaaataaattaaatattaaacggCGTGAAAATTTTGGCCACATTTAATATccagatattttattttttaaattgatattacttttaattatttttccattcaaacaaaacttatttttactttctctctcgtccctccacaactctccatttttttctaacttttctctctttgaTTAATCCAAGTTCTTTCGGATTTTTACCTTCTTCTAACCTCCAAGTGCTCAATAACTGAACTTTATACAGTAATCGTTGTTGGTGGAAGTTTTTGTTAGCCGATTCCTAAATCATAGACGTTGTGACCAATGTTGTGGTGAAGTCTTTATTGGCCAAATCCTAAATTGTCACCGCTGTAGCGAAGTATTAATAACTGGTTactttttagaacaatttttataattaatcaattaaatattcttattaataataaaattactaaaaaatggagaaatgaagagagaaatatttaaacaaaatggtaagttgtgagggtaaag includes these proteins:
- the LOC124917754 gene encoding coiled-coil domain-containing protein 39-like, whose product is MTSSEKVSALVGLKRTCVSKIKLINLAWNDLEENLDYSEKAFDEAIIDLRTREDGLNKTRKSIEESKEEVELLRKSVDSRLDKLLQREKQADDLDLKERVLNDRFKRLDEIQKLHEESGEANKIRGKELDSLEASFNRSLKEFHLKEKYFKLDKEMLDLQMKELGLKQEELEEKLKEIDKTRESVEHHAKEVEMERNRLHEQRRDLELKEQQLTSHITVEKVKENLTELANLDNSTTAEEELIALQTVIKCIVDRGHQLLFPVKPLMERVSKLLQKKTGEKKRPASFPDSNSESHRVKKDCSDVSIHETNNQIVAITLSKNSSDKSGRTSISTCLLYFLADRGSSTSGGSSTSGGTSTSGSDYTYRGSSESGGSSESGSTSESGST